The window CGCGCGCCTTCAGCACATCATAGAGGGTATTGCCCTGATGGTCACGCAGACGAGAGATGTCCTCGCGGGAAATCCTGCCGCGCATGGCGCGGCTGCCGAGGGTGGCGGCAGAAAAGCGGCTCGATTCCTCACACATGAAGATGACGACTTCGAGCGGGTGAAGGGGGCGAAAGTCGTCGTCCTGCATGCTGCGCACCGTCTCGATGGCGCCGACGATGCCCAGCGTGCCGTCGTAATTGCCGCCGTTTGGCACGCTGTCGCCGTGCGAGCCGAGCATGACGGCGGGAAGACTGTCGTCGCGCCCTGCGAGATGCCCGATGACGTTGCCGAATGCGTCCTCATGCAGGGTGAGTCCCGCCTTTTCCATTTCCTGCATGAAATAGGCGCGTCCTTGCCAATCACTGTCCGTAAAAGCCAAGCGATTGATGCCGCCTCCCGGCGCAGTGATGGCAGCGAGCGCTGTGAAATCCGCTGCGAGGCGCTCCGGTTTGATCATGTGCGCTTGGCTGCGTGCTCACGCAGGCGTTCCTGCTGGTAGACCATGTACTCGATGCGGATGAGGGCTGAAGTGATGCCTTCGAGTACAGGCAGATGCGTCAGGCGGGAAACATCGTCAGCGAGAACGCCCATCGAGGGATCGCCGAGGACGAGCACGGTGGCGAGATGCTCCTTTTTCGCCTTTTCTGCAGCTTCTGAAACTGCTTCACGCAGATCGGCAAGCGGAGCGTTTTCTTCCATGACGGGCAGGAATGTGAGATTGTCGTGAAGGATGCCGTAGTGGCGCAGCGTTTCGCGATGCGTTTCGAGGTCGCGCAGCGAGCGGCTGAGGACGGCGATGCGATGTCCGTAGAGGGGAGCTGAGTAAACGGCAGCAGCGCCGCTCGAAACGACGGGCTTTCCTGTCAGCTCCTGCAGGGCGTCTGCGCCGAGTTCTGCCGTATGGGCGATGATGAAACCGTCGTAGACGTCCTTGAGGGAACGCACTTTCTCCATGAGCGCCATGGAAGCTTCCATGATCTCCAAGGGGGAGGAGACACGACGCGGCGCTTGATCGAGCGAGATTGCCGAGGTGTGCGTGTACTCTTCCGCGCTGCGTGCCGACAGCTTCGATGCTTGATCTGCTGCATGGAAGATCGTGTCGTTGAGTTCGGATTCGCTTGTAGGATTGATGACAAGAATATTCATAGAAATGATCCTTTCTCTATCTGTTTCGTACGCTTTGCTGCATGGTTTTGCATCTATACGGCTGCATGGCAGTGTGCCGGCTGTCCGCCGGGATCGCCGACAATCTCGTGATCCGCTGCGATGAGCCTCCCGCGCAGGTAGGTGCTGACGGGCCAGCCCGTGATGCTTCGACCGTCAAACGCTGTCAATGGCTGCTTGCTGTGGAGGTCTTCATTTCGGATGGGACGCGTTTTCTGCATGTCGACCAATACGAGATCGGCGTCGGAGCCGATGTCAAGCCTGCCCTTGCGCTCGATGCCGTAGATTTCCGCTGGCCTTTGAGAGAGCACGCGTGCGACAAAGGGCAAGGTGATCTTCCCGCGGCTGACGGCGTCGAGCATCAACGGCATCATGGTTTCCACACCGCACATGCCGGAGGGCATCTTGAAGAGGCTGCCGCGTTTTTCCTCGATGCGGTGCGGTGCATGATCGGAGGCAACGAAGTCGAGCGTGCCATCCAAGAGTCCTGCCCAAAGAGCCGCCTGATCGTCCTTGCTCTTGATGAGGGGATAGACCTTCATCATGGGGCCGACGGCGGGAAAGTCTTCTGCGGATAGGAAGAGGTAGTGCGGCGCCGTTTCCGCTGTGACGGAGACGCCATCAGCCTTTGCGCGGCGGACGAGTTCGACGCCGCGTCGCGATGTCATGT of the Selenomonas sputigena genome contains:
- a CDS encoding aspartate/glutamate racemase family protein, which codes for MNILVINPTSESELNDTIFHAADQASKLSARSAEEYTHTSAISLDQAPRRVSSPLEIMEASMALMEKVRSLKDVYDGFIIAHTAELGADALQELTGKPVVSSGAAAVYSAPLYGHRIAVLSRSLRDLETHRETLRHYGILHDNLTFLPVMEENAPLADLREAVSEAAEKAKKEHLATVLVLGDPSMGVLADDVSRLTHLPVLEGITSALIRIEYMVYQQERLREHAAKRT